In Streptomyces liangshanensis, the DNA window GGATGCTCTCCTGCGCCCGGGCCACCAACGAGATGAACTACGTCGCGCAGAAGTTCACCCGCGTGGTGATGGGCACCAACAACGTGGACTCTTGCAACCGGACCTGTCACGCGCCCAGTGTGGCCGGGCTGTCCGCGGTCTTCGGCTCCGGTGGCGGCACCTCGTCGTACGGCGAGGTCGACCACACCGACCTGATCCTGATGTGGGGCTCCAACGCCCGCTTCGCGCACCCCATCTTCTTCCAGCACGTGCTCCGGGGCATCAGGAACGGCGCGCGCATGTACGCCGTCGACCCCCGCCGCACCTCCACCGCCGAGTGGGCCGAGAGCTGGCTCGGGCTGAACGTCGGTACGGACATCCCGCTGGCCCACGCGGTCGGCCGCGAGATCATCCACGCGGGCCTGCACAACACGTCGTTCATCGAGCGCGCGACCACCGGCTTCGAGGAGTACGCGGCCGAGGTCGAGCCGTGGACGCTCGCGGTGGCGGAGAAGGTCACCGGCGTGCCGGCCGAGGCGATCCGCGACCTCGCCCACGCCTACGCCCGCGCCGAACGCGCCCAGTTGTGCTGGACGCTCGGGATCACCGAGCACCACAACGGCACGGACAACGTCCGCGCGCTGATCAACCTGTCGCTGCTCACCGGACACGTCGGGCGCTACGGCTCCGGCGTGCAGCCGCTCCGCGGCCAGAACAACGTGCAGGGCGGTGGTGACATGGGGGCCATCCCCAACCGACTGCCCGGCTTCCAGGACATCCTGGAGCCCGCGATCAGGACCAAGTTCGAGACCGCCTGGGACACCGTCATCCAGCCCGAGTACGGGATGACGCTGACCCAGATGTTCGAGGCGATGGAGACGGGTGAGCTGAAGGCCGTCTACTGCATCGGCGAGAACCCGGCCCAGTCCGAGGCCGACAGCGAGCAGGCCGTCGAGCGCATGAAGAAGCTCGACTGCCTCGTGGTGCAGGACATCTTCCTCACCGCGACCGCCGAGCTGGCCGACGTGATCCTGCCCGCCACCGCCGCCTGGGCGGAGACGGACGGCACCACCACCAACAGCGAGCGCCGCGTCCAGCGGGTCCGCAAGGCGGTCGAGCCGCCGGGCGAGGCACGCGAGGACATCGACATCATCTGCGACCTGGCGGGCCGCCTCGGGCACCCCTGGAAGTACGCGGACGCCGAATCGGTCTGGAACGAGCTGCGTTCGGTGTCACCCGACCACTACGGCATGACGTACGAGCGGCTCGCGGAGCACCAGGGCATCCAGTGGCCCTGCCCCGACACCGACAAGATCGAGCCCACGTACCTGCACGGCCGGCTCTGGGACGAGGACCCCGCCAAGCGCGGGCGGCTCGCGCCCTTCGGCATCGTCAAGCACGACCCGCCGGTCGACCTGACGGACGATCAGTACCCGATCAGGCTCACCACGGGCCGCCGCCTCGACTCGTACAACACCGGTGTGCAGACCGGGAGTTTCGCCTCCCCGCTGCGCCGCGGCGAGTACGTGGAGCTGTGCCCCGAGGACGCCGAGCGGTACGGCGTGTCGGTCGGCGAGGAGGTACGGATCTCGTCGCGGCGCGGCACGGTCCAGGCCCCCGTGTGGGTGGATCCCGGGCTGCGCCCCGGACTTGCCTTCATGACCATGCACTTCCCGGACGAGGTGGACACCAACCAGCTGACCATCGAGGCCAACTGCCCGATCGCGGGGACCGCCGAGTTCAAGGCGTCCGCGATCCGCATCGAGAAGCTGCCCGTGTCCGGACCCGCCTCCGGGCTCGTGTCCGCGCCGGCCGTGAGGAGCTGAAGGATCAGTGGATCTGCACTTCGGTGACAGCAAGCCCACCGACGAGGAGCGGGCGGCGGTCGACTCGCTGCTCGGCCTGCCCACCTCGGCGTGGGAGGGCGCGGACGACCGTACCGACTCGGACCTGCGCTGGGCACGGGGCGGCCGCGAGGCACGGGAGCGGCGGGACCTGCTGCTGCCGGGGCTGCACGCCATCAACGACCGGATCGGCTGGATCAGCGAGGGCGCCCTCGACTACCTGTGCCGGCGGCTGACCGTGCCGCCGGCGGAGGCGTACGGGGTCGCCACGTTCTACGCGATGTTCGCGGTCAAGCCGCGCCCGGCGAAGGTCCTGCACGTCTGTACGGACCTGGCCTGCGCGAGCAAGGGCTCGGCGGCGGTCTGCGCCGGGCTCGAAGAGCGCCTGGGCGCGGCCGGTTCGGCGGCGGGCGGCCTCGTCTGGCAGCCGAGCCCCTGTCTGGGCCTGTGCGAGCGGGCCCCGGCGGCGCTGGTCATCCAGGCCGGCGTCCCGTCCGACGAGGGCTCCGCGCCCCAGCCCCCGGCGGCCCCCGGGGCCACCGAGAGGGTCCAGCTCGGCGGCGCCCGGCCGTCCTGGCCGGCCGGCGCGAACCCGGCGGGCCCGGCCCGCGCGGCCAACGGCGTCTCCGTCACGGCCCCCCTGCCGTCGAGCCCGGCGGGCCTCCCGGTCGGCGGACAGGCCGCCGAGGCGGCCCCCCGCCGTTACGCCACCGCCGTCATCGCCCCCGCCACCCCCGAGGCCCTCGTCCTCGCGGGGGCGGAACCCGCGGCGGCCCCGGCGGAGCCCGCCGCGGCCCTCGCCGTACCGCAGGCGGGGCAGCCGGGCCTGTCGCTGCTCTCCCGGGTCGGCGTGGTCGACCCGTACAGCCTCGACGACTACCGCGCGCACGACGGCTACCGCGCCCTGCGCCGGGCCTTCGACCTCGGCCCCGCCGGGGTCATCCGGGAGGTCACGGACGCCGGCCTGGTGGGCCGCGGCGGCGCCGCGTTCCCCACGGGCCGCAAGTGGCAGGCCACCGCCTCGCAGCCGGTGCGCCAGCACTACCTGGTCTGCAACGCCGACGAATCCGAGCCGGGCACCTTCAAGGACCGCGTGGTCATGGAGGGCGACCCGTACGCGCTGATCGAGTCCATGACGATCGCCGGGTACGCGGTCGGCGCCGACCGGGGCTACCTCTACCTGCGCGGCGAGTACCCGCGCGCGCTGCGGCTGCTCCAGCACGCGATCGACCAGGCGCGCGCCCGGGGCTTCCTCGGGGACGACATCCTCGGCCAGGGGTACGCCTTCGACATCGAGATCCGGCGCGGCGCCGGGGCGTACATCTGCGGTGAGGAGACCGCGCTGTTCAACTCCATCGAGGGCTACCGCGGCGAGCCGCGGTCCAAGCCGCCCTTCCCGGTGGAGAGCGGCCTGTTCGGCAAGCCGACGGCCGAGAACAACGTCGAGACGCTGATCAACGTGCTGCCCATCCTGAACCAGGGCGCGGCCGCGTACGCCGCGATCGGCACGGGCCAGTCCACCGGGCCGAAGCTGTTCTGCGTCTCGGGCAACGTCGGCAAGCCGGGCATCTACGAGCTGCCGTTCGGCGCCACGCTCGGGGAGCTGCTGGAGCTGGCCGAGGCCCCCGACACCATGCGGGCCATCCTGCTGGGCGGCGCGGCGGGCGGTTTCGTACGCCCCGACGAGCTGGACATCCCACTCACCTTCGAGGGGACGAGGGCGGCCGGTACGACCCTGGGATCCGGCGTGGTGCTGGTCCTGGACGACACCGTGCCGCTGCCGAAGATGCTGGTGCGGGTCGCGGAGTTCTTCCGCGACGAGTCCTGCGGCCAGTGCGTGCCGTGCCGGGTCGGCACGGTGCGCCAGGAGGAGGCGCTGCACCGGATCGTGGACAAGACCGGTGAGGATGCCGCCGAGGACATCGCGCTGCTGCGCGAGGTCGGCGCGGCCATGAAGGACGCCTCGATCTGCGGTCTGGGACAGACCGCCTGGAGTGCCGTCGAGTCAGCCATCGATCGACTGGGGGCCTACAAGTGACCGCGATACCTCTGCAACTGCCGCGCCGGCTGCTCGAGTTCACGCTCGACGGCCAGGAGACGCGGGTCCCCGAGGGCTCCACCCTCCTCGACGCCTGCCGGGCGGCGGGGAAGGACATCCCGACGCTGTGCGAGGGCGACACGCTCGCGCCGAAGAACGCCTGCCGGGTGTGCGTGGTGGAGGTGGAGGGCGCGCGGGTCCTGGCGCCCGCCTGCTCGCGCAAGGCCGAGGCGGGCATGACCGTCCTCACGGACAGCCCGCGGGCCCGGCACAGCCGGAAGATCGTCCTGGAACTCCTGGCCTCGTCCACGGACCTCTCGACCACGCCGAGGGCCGCCGAGTGGATCAAGGAGTACAAGGCGAAGCCCGAGCGCTTCGGTCCGGACGCGGCCCGGCTCGACGAGGAACCGAAGATCGACAACGATCTCTACGTCCGCGACTACGACAAGTGCATCCAGTGCTACAAGTGTGTCGACGCGTGCGGGGAGCAGTGGCAGAATTCGTTCGCGATCTCGGTGGCGGGGCGCGGCTTCGACGCCCGTATCTCCACCGAGCACGACGCACCGCTCACCGACTCGGCCTGCGTCTACTGCGGCAACTGCATCGAGGTCTGCCCGACCGGAGCGCTCAGCTTCAAGTCGGAGTTCGACATGCGGGAGGCCGGGACGTGGAACGAAGAGATCCAGACGGAGACCACCACCATCTGCGCGTACTGCGGTGTCGGCTGCAACCTGACGCTGCACGTGCAGGAGAATGAGATCGTCAAGGTCACGTCTCCGCACGACAATCCCGTGACGCACGGGAACCTCTGCATCAAGGGCCGCTTCGGCTTCCAGCACGTACAGGAGCGCTGACCGGGGCACAGTCCTGGCCGGCCGCCGAGCACCAGCACACCGATACGAGTAGGACTGATCATCATGGGACGGGTCACCGAGCGCCGCCGCACCATCCGTATCCGGGACGGAATCGTCACGACCCGCCCCGACACCCTGGTGGCCGAGGAGCCGCTGGAGATCCGGCTGAACGGCAGATCCCTCGCCATCACGATGCGCACCCCGGGCGACGACTTCGCCCTGGCGGCGGGCTTCCTGGTGAGCGAGGGGGTGCTGGCGTCCGCGTCCGACGTGCAGTCGATCGTGTACTGCGCGGGGGCGAAGGACGACGGGTCGAACACGTACAACGTGGTCGACGTCCGGCTCGCGCCCGGGGTCCCGGTCCCCGACATCACGCTGGAGCGCAACGTCTACACCACTTCGTCGTGCGGGCTGTGCGGCAAGGCGAGCCTCGACGCCGTGCGGACCACAGCCCGGTTCACGATCGACGACACTCCCCCGGTCCGGCTGGAGCCGACCCTGCTCGCCGGCCTCCCCGACCGGTTGCGGGCGGCGCAGGAGGTCTTCGACCGGACCGGGGGCCTGCACGCGGCGGCGCTCTTCAGCGAGCACGGGGAGCTGCTGGACATCCGCGAGGACGTCGGCCGGCACAACGCGGTGGACAAGCTGATCGGCCGCGCGCTGCGGCAGGACCTGCTGCCGCTGTCCCGGTCGATCCTGCTGGTGTCCAGCCGGGCTTCCTTCGAACTGGCCCAGAAGGCCGTGATGGCGGGCATTCCGGTGCTCGCGGCGGTGTCGGCGCCGTCCTCCCTCGCCGTCGACCTGGCCATGGAGACGGGGCTGACCCTGGTCGGCTTCCTCCGTGGCCCCTCCATGAACGTGTACGCGGGCGACGAGCGCATCGCCCTGCACACCGGGGTGTGACAGTCCCCGCTGCACGGGATAAGGGCCCGGCCGGCGGGGAGCGCCCCCTGCGTCGGCCGGGTACCTCCGGCAGCCACACCCGCTCACCGGGGTACGGGCATCCGCCCGCGCCCGTGTGAGTCCTCGCAGTTCACCGCCCCTGTCGGCGCCTCGCGTCCGACGGGGGCGGAATCATGTGCAGTTCCAGGGTCTCGGGCGGCGCGGCCACGCCGGGGCCACCCGCCCGGGTCCATGCGAGCAGGTCGTCCGTGCCGTCCCGGTCGAGCACCCAGCCCACCCAGGTGGCCCGGCCGCCGGCCCGGCGCCCTTCGGCGGAGGGCTGGACCACGACGACGTTCGCCTGTCCGCACGGACCGAGACAGTCGGTCGTACGGACGGCCAGCCGCCCTCCCGACGCGTCGGCGGCCTCCCGGAGCCGGGCGAGCTGGCCCGCGTGGTCGGTGCCCGGGTTCTTGGCCGCGTCACCGCAGCAACAGCCCCGGCAGACGACGAGGGTGCAGGGGCGGGGTCCGAAGCGGCGTATGCCAGGCGGCGGGGGCGAGGGCGAGGAAGGCTCTGTCACCGGAGGATCTTGTCAGTTCCGTACGGCTCCGGTCAGCGCGCCCGTACGGACCACCTCCTCCGCCCCGGTCTCCGCCGCCCCGGTCTCCGTCCCCCGGGCCACGACCCGCGGCAGCGGGTCCTTCGCGCGGCGTTTGGCGATCACCGTGCAGACCATCAGCTGCATCTGGTGGAACAGCATCAGCGGCAGGACGGCGAGGCTCGCGTGGGCGCCGAACAGGACGCTCGCCATGGGCAGTCCGGCCGCCAGGCTCTTCTTCGACCCGGCGAACTGGATCGCGATCCGGTCGCCCCGCGCGAAGCCCAGCCGGCCGGCGCCGAACCAGGTCAGCGAGAGCATCGCGGCGAGGAGTACGGCCTCCACGGCCAGCAGGCCGGCCAGCCGGGCCGGGGTCACCTGGTGCCAGACGCCGGCGACCATGCCCTCGCTGAACGCGGTGTAGACGACCAGCAGGATCGAGCCGCGGTCGACCAGGCCCAGCACCTTCTTGTGGCGGGCGAGGAAGCCGCCGATCCAGCGGCGCACCAACTGGCCCGCGAGGAACGGCAGCAGCAGTTGCGCCACGATCCTGACGAACGCGTCCGCCGAGACACCGGCGGATCCGCCGATCAGCAGCGCCACCAGCAGCGGTGTCACCACGATGCCCGCGAGGCTGGAGAAGGAGCCCGCGACGATCGCGGCCGGGACGTTGCCCCGGGCGATCGAGGTGAAGGCGATGGACGACTGGACCGTCGAGGGCACCAGGCACAGGAACAGGAGGCCGGTCTGCAGCTGGGGTGTCAGGAGGTACGGGACGAGGCCCCCGGCCGCCAGGCCGAGCAGCGGGAAGACCGCGAACGTACAGAGGACGACCGTGCCGTGCAGACGCCAGTGCTTGAGTCCGTCGACCGCCTCCCGGGTGGAGAGCTTCGCCCCGTAGAGGAAGAACAGGAGCGCCACCGCGCCGGTCGAGGCGCCGCCCGCGGCCCGGGCCGCGTGGCCCGAGGCGGGCAGGAGGGCGGCGAGGCCCACCGTACCGAGAATGGCCAGAATGTAGGGGTCGACCGGCAGCCGGGAGGGCAGGCGCGGGGTGAGGCGGCGGTTCATGTGCTCCACTCGGAGTCGGCGGCGGATCGCGGTACGGGTCGTGCCCTCTCCATCGTCCGCCTCCGCCCGGTTGTCCGGAATCCCATGGACGGCTCTCACTGTTATTGCGTTTCGCGATGATTCGTTAACCTGGCGGTATGTACGACCCGGCGCAGCTGCGCACGTTCCTGGCCGTGGCCCGGACGCTGAGTTTCACGCGGGCGGCCGAGCGGCTGGGGGTGCGTCAGCCGACCGTGAGCCAGCACGTGCGCCGGCTGGAGAAGGCCACCGGACGGCTGCTTTTCGTCCGTGACACGCACAGCGTGGAGCTGACGGAGGACGGCGAGGCGATGCTCGGGTTCGCGAGCACGATCCTGGAGGCGCACGAGCGCGCGGAGACGTTCTTCTCCGCCGTACGGCTCCGCGGGCGGCTGCGCTTCGGGGTCTCGGAGGACTTCGTGCTGACCCGGCTGCCGGAGATCCTGGAGTCCTTCCGGCGGGAGAACCCGGAGATCGACCTGGAGTTGAGCGTCGAGCTGTCCGGCACCCTGCACCGGCGGCTGGCGGCCGGGCAGCTCGACCTGGTGCTGGCGAAGCGCCGGGCCGGCGACACCCAGGGCGAGCTGGTCTGGCGGTCGGCCCTCACCTGGATCGGGCCGCCGCGCCTGCGGGTCGACCCCGGGCGCCCGGTGCCGCTGATCCTCTTCCCGCCGCCCGCGCTCACCCGGGCCCGTGCGCTGGAGGCGCTGGAGGGGCAGGGCCGGGCGTGGCGGATCGTGTGCACGAGCGGCAGCCTGAGCGGGCTGGTCGCGGCGGCCCGGGCGGGCCTGGGCGTGATGGTGCACACGCGCGGGCTGGTCCCGGAGGGGCTCGTCCCGGTGCACGCCGGGGCCGGGCTGCCGGAGCTCGGCGGGGTGGACTTCGTCCTGCTGCACGGGCGGGGGCACGGCCGGGGGCGGGAGCGGACGGCGACCCAGGAGGCGGCGCACGCGCTGGCGGCGGCGATCCTGGCGGGCGGGGACCGGTTGCACGGCGCGCAGCCGGTAGAGCGCCCGTGAGTGCGGCGTACGGATTCGGTGGAGATTGCGCCGGGGTGGCCCGCCCTTCGGTAGGAAGGACGTACGGCCCCTGTCCTGTCGGCCCGGTCCCGCGCCCTGACCTGTGGCGATACGAGTTCGCTCCGGAGACGCGCACGCTCTCCCGCCCGACTCCGCGGTGGGGTACCGTCACCGGCGCTGTGCGGCAGACGGCGGTTCGACGACGGGTCCTAGGAGCAGGTCATTGCGCGAGTTCACCGTTCCTCCCCTGGCGGCCGCGCCCCACGTGGGCGGACTCGCGGACGCCGTGTTCGAGCACGCCCTCGACGATCCGTACCGGGTCGCCCTCGGCCGCAAGGACGAGGAGGGCCGGTGGCGGGACGTGACCGCCGCCGCCTTCCGTGACGAGGTGCTGGCCCTGGCGAAGGGGCTGCTCGCGCAAGGGGTGCGGTTCGGCGACCGCATCGCCCTGATGTGCCGTACGCGCTACGAGTGGACGCTCTTCGACTTCGCGCTCTGGTCCGTCGGCGCCCAGTCCGTACCGATCTACCCGACGTCGTCGGCCGAGCAGGTCCACTGGATGCTGCACGACGCGGAGGTCACGGCGTGCATGGTCGAGCACGAGGACCACGCGATGACGGTCGGGTCCGTGATCGACCGGCTGCCGCTGCTCAAGCGGCTGTGGCAACTGGACGCCGGGGCGGTGGACGAGCTGTTCGCGGCGGGCGCGGCCCTGGACGACGAGGTCGTGCACCGGCACCGCAAGGCGGTGACGCCGGACTCCGTGGCCACCGTCGTCTACACCTCGGGCACCACCGGGCGCCCCAAGGGCTGTGTGCTGACGCACGCCCACTTCATGTACGAGACGGACACGGTGATCAGCCGGTGGGAGCCGGTGTTCCACTCCCGGCGCGGCGACGAGGCGTCCACGCTGCTCTTCCTGCCGCTCGCGCACGTCTTCGGGCGGATGGTGGAGATCGCGGCGATCCGGGGGCGGGTGAAGCTCGGGCACCAGCCGGAGCTGCGGGCGTCCGCCCTGCTGCCCGACCTCGCCGCGTTCCGCCCCTCGTTCGTCCTGGCCGTGCCGTACGTCTTCGAGAAGGTGTACGACGCGGCCCGCCGCAAGGCCGAGTCGGAGGGGAGGGCCGCACCCTTCGACAAGGCGATCGAGGTGGCGGTGCGGTACGCGGAGGCGCGCGAGCAGCAGGCGTTCGGGGTCGGCCCCGGGCCGTCCGCCGCGCTCCGCGTCCAGCACCAGTTCTTCGAGAAGGCCGTGTACGGCAAGGTGCGGGAGGCGATGGGCGGCCGGGTGCGGCACGCCTTCTCCGGGGGCTCTGCGATGGACCGGCGGCTCGGGCTGTTCTTCGAGGGCGCCGGTGTCACGATCTTCGAGGGGTACGGGCTGACCGAGTCGTGCGCGGCGGCCACGGTCAACCCGCCGGAACGTACCCGCTTCGGCACGGTCGGGCAGCCGATCCCCGGGACCACCGTCCACATCGCCGACGACGGCGAGATATGGCTGCACGGCGGCCTGCTCTTCTCCGGGTACCTCAACAACAGGCGGGCGACGGAGGAGGTCCTGCGCGGCGGCTGGCTCGCCACCGGCGACCTGGGGTCCCTGGACGAGGACGGCTACCTCACCATCACCGGCCGGAAGAAGGAGATCCTGGTCACGTCGGGCGGCAAGAGCGTGTCGCCCGGGGCGCTGGAGGAACGGGTCAGGGCACATCCGCTGGTCGCGCAGTGCATCGTGGTCGGCAACGACCGGCCGTACATCGCGGCGCTGGTCACGGTGGACCACGAGGCGATCGAGCACTGGCTGACGATGCGGGGCAAACCGCCCCTCGCGGACCGGGAGCTGGTCCGGGACAAGGACCTGGAGCTGGAGATCCGGCGGGCGGTGGTGGCCGCCAACACGGCGGTGTCGCAGGCGGAGTCGATCCGTACGTTCCGGATCCTGGCCCATCCGTTCAGCGAGGAGCGGGGGTTGCTGACGCCGTCGCTCAAGCTGAAGCGGAAGGCGATCGAGGCGGCGTACGCGACGGAGGTCGAGGCGCTCTACCGGTAGCGCGGCGGGGCGGCCGGGAATCTGTCCGCCCCCGCGATCGTTGAAGGGCCGAGAACCCATCGACGACGTTAGGATCGACCGCTCGTGAGCAAGGTCCCCACCGTTACCCTCAACAACGGCATCGAAATGCCCCAGCTCGGCTTCGGCGTCTGGCAGGTGCCGGACGACGAGGCGGTCCGGGCCGTCGGCACCGCGCTGGAGGTCGGCTACCGGAGCATCGACACCGCGGCCATCTACCGCAACGAAGAGGGCACCGGGAAGGCTCTCGCCGCGTCCGGCATCCCCCGCGCCGAGCTGTTCGTCACCACGAAGCTGTGGAACACGGACCAGGGGTACGACTCGACCCTGCGCGCCTTCGACACGTCGCTGGCCAAGCTCGGCCTCGACTACGTCGACCTGTACCTGATCCACTGGCCGACGCCGGAGAAGGGCCTGTACGTGGACACGTACAAGGCCTTCGAGAAGATCCTC includes these proteins:
- a CDS encoding molybdopterin oxidoreductase family protein; amino-acid sequence: MKKRERTPKTYARITHPMVRDEKGGPLRRASWDEALDRAAEGLGAARGSFGMLSCARATNEMNYVAQKFTRVVMGTNNVDSCNRTCHAPSVAGLSAVFGSGGGTSSYGEVDHTDLILMWGSNARFAHPIFFQHVLRGIRNGARMYAVDPRRTSTAEWAESWLGLNVGTDIPLAHAVGREIIHAGLHNTSFIERATTGFEEYAAEVEPWTLAVAEKVTGVPAEAIRDLAHAYARAERAQLCWTLGITEHHNGTDNVRALINLSLLTGHVGRYGSGVQPLRGQNNVQGGGDMGAIPNRLPGFQDILEPAIRTKFETAWDTVIQPEYGMTLTQMFEAMETGELKAVYCIGENPAQSEADSEQAVERMKKLDCLVVQDIFLTATAELADVILPATAAWAETDGTTTNSERRVQRVRKAVEPPGEAREDIDIICDLAGRLGHPWKYADAESVWNELRSVSPDHYGMTYERLAEHQGIQWPCPDTDKIEPTYLHGRLWDEDPAKRGRLAPFGIVKHDPPVDLTDDQYPIRLTTGRRLDSYNTGVQTGSFASPLRRGEYVELCPEDAERYGVSVGEEVRISSRRGTVQAPVWVDPGLRPGLAFMTMHFPDEVDTNQLTIEANCPIAGTAEFKASAIRIEKLPVSGPASGLVSAPAVRS
- a CDS encoding NAD(P)H-dependent oxidoreductase subunit E is translated as MDLHFGDSKPTDEERAAVDSLLGLPTSAWEGADDRTDSDLRWARGGREARERRDLLLPGLHAINDRIGWISEGALDYLCRRLTVPPAEAYGVATFYAMFAVKPRPAKVLHVCTDLACASKGSAAVCAGLEERLGAAGSAAGGLVWQPSPCLGLCERAPAALVIQAGVPSDEGSAPQPPAAPGATERVQLGGARPSWPAGANPAGPARAANGVSVTAPLPSSPAGLPVGGQAAEAAPRRYATAVIAPATPEALVLAGAEPAAAPAEPAAALAVPQAGQPGLSLLSRVGVVDPYSLDDYRAHDGYRALRRAFDLGPAGVIREVTDAGLVGRGGAAFPTGRKWQATASQPVRQHYLVCNADESEPGTFKDRVVMEGDPYALIESMTIAGYAVGADRGYLYLRGEYPRALRLLQHAIDQARARGFLGDDILGQGYAFDIEIRRGAGAYICGEETALFNSIEGYRGEPRSKPPFPVESGLFGKPTAENNVETLINVLPILNQGAAAYAAIGTGQSTGPKLFCVSGNVGKPGIYELPFGATLGELLELAEAPDTMRAILLGGAAGGFVRPDELDIPLTFEGTRAAGTTLGSGVVLVLDDTVPLPKMLVRVAEFFRDESCGQCVPCRVGTVRQEEALHRIVDKTGEDAAEDIALLREVGAAMKDASICGLGQTAWSAVESAIDRLGAYK
- a CDS encoding 2Fe-2S iron-sulfur cluster-binding protein; its protein translation is MTAIPLQLPRRLLEFTLDGQETRVPEGSTLLDACRAAGKDIPTLCEGDTLAPKNACRVCVVEVEGARVLAPACSRKAEAGMTVLTDSPRARHSRKIVLELLASSTDLSTTPRAAEWIKEYKAKPERFGPDAARLDEEPKIDNDLYVRDYDKCIQCYKCVDACGEQWQNSFAISVAGRGFDARISTEHDAPLTDSACVYCGNCIEVCPTGALSFKSEFDMREAGTWNEEIQTETTTICAYCGVGCNLTLHVQENEIVKVTSPHDNPVTHGNLCIKGRFGFQHVQER
- the fdhD gene encoding formate dehydrogenase accessory sulfurtransferase FdhD produces the protein MGRVTERRRTIRIRDGIVTTRPDTLVAEEPLEIRLNGRSLAITMRTPGDDFALAAGFLVSEGVLASASDVQSIVYCAGAKDDGSNTYNVVDVRLAPGVPVPDITLERNVYTTSSCGLCGKASLDAVRTTARFTIDDTPPVRLEPTLLAGLPDRLRAAQEVFDRTGGLHAAALFSEHGELLDIREDVGRHNAVDKLIGRALRQDLLPLSRSILLVSSRASFELAQKAVMAGIPVLAAVSAPSSLAVDLAMETGLTLVGFLRGPSMNVYAGDERIALHTGV
- a CDS encoding (2Fe-2S) ferredoxin domain-containing protein, yielding MTEPSSPSPPPPGIRRFGPRPCTLVVCRGCCCGDAAKNPGTDHAGQLARLREAADASGGRLAVRTTDCLGPCGQANVVVVQPSAEGRRAGGRATWVGWVLDRDGTDDLLAWTRAGGPGVAAPPETLELHMIPPPSDARRRQGR
- a CDS encoding bile acid:sodium symporter family protein, which codes for MNRRLTPRLPSRLPVDPYILAILGTVGLAALLPASGHAARAAGGASTGAVALLFFLYGAKLSTREAVDGLKHWRLHGTVVLCTFAVFPLLGLAAGGLVPYLLTPQLQTGLLFLCLVPSTVQSSIAFTSIARGNVPAAIVAGSFSSLAGIVVTPLLVALLIGGSAGVSADAFVRIVAQLLLPFLAGQLVRRWIGGFLARHKKVLGLVDRGSILLVVYTAFSEGMVAGVWHQVTPARLAGLLAVEAVLLAAMLSLTWFGAGRLGFARGDRIAIQFAGSKKSLAAGLPMASVLFGAHASLAVLPLMLFHQMQLMVCTVIAKRRAKDPLPRVVARGTETGAAETGAEEVVRTGALTGAVRN
- a CDS encoding LysR family transcriptional regulator; amino-acid sequence: MYDPAQLRTFLAVARTLSFTRAAERLGVRQPTVSQHVRRLEKATGRLLFVRDTHSVELTEDGEAMLGFASTILEAHERAETFFSAVRLRGRLRFGVSEDFVLTRLPEILESFRRENPEIDLELSVELSGTLHRRLAAGQLDLVLAKRRAGDTQGELVWRSALTWIGPPRLRVDPGRPVPLILFPPPALTRARALEALEGQGRAWRIVCTSGSLSGLVAAARAGLGVMVHTRGLVPEGLVPVHAGAGLPELGGVDFVLLHGRGHGRGRERTATQEAAHALAAAILAGGDRLHGAQPVERP
- a CDS encoding AMP-dependent synthetase/ligase, with protein sequence MREFTVPPLAAAPHVGGLADAVFEHALDDPYRVALGRKDEEGRWRDVTAAAFRDEVLALAKGLLAQGVRFGDRIALMCRTRYEWTLFDFALWSVGAQSVPIYPTSSAEQVHWMLHDAEVTACMVEHEDHAMTVGSVIDRLPLLKRLWQLDAGAVDELFAAGAALDDEVVHRHRKAVTPDSVATVVYTSGTTGRPKGCVLTHAHFMYETDTVISRWEPVFHSRRGDEASTLLFLPLAHVFGRMVEIAAIRGRVKLGHQPELRASALLPDLAAFRPSFVLAVPYVFEKVYDAARRKAESEGRAAPFDKAIEVAVRYAEAREQQAFGVGPGPSAALRVQHQFFEKAVYGKVREAMGGRVRHAFSGGSAMDRRLGLFFEGAGVTIFEGYGLTESCAAATVNPPERTRFGTVGQPIPGTTVHIADDGEIWLHGGLLFSGYLNNRRATEEVLRGGWLATGDLGSLDEDGYLTITGRKKEILVTSGGKSVSPGALEERVRAHPLVAQCIVVGNDRPYIAALVTVDHEAIEHWLTMRGKPPLADRELVRDKDLELEIRRAVVAANTAVSQAESIRTFRILAHPFSEERGLLTPSLKLKRKAIEAAYATEVEALYR